The DNA sequence TTCTTCTTGTTTTTTTACCTTTAGCCGGTTGTCCCCAAGGACTTACAGGAGATTTTCTACCTACTCCGGTAGTGCTGTAAGAACCGCCATGCGGGTGTTTGTAAGGCATAGCCACTCCTCGCACGGTAGGACGAATCCCCAAATGTATTTTCCTTCCAGCCTTGCCCATTTTAACATTTTTAAGGTCTTCATTTGTAAGCGCGCCAATAGTGGCAAAACAGCGGGATAATATCTTCCTGATTTCTCGGCTTGGGAATTTTAGAGTGGTGAATTTATCGTCCGCAGACATAATAACCGCCCCACATCCTGCCGCTCTAACCAATTGACCCCCTCGGCCAGGATATATTTCTATATTATGCACAAAAGTTCCAATTGGAATGTTTCTTAAAGGCATAGCATTGCCCACTTTAATCTCAACCTTTTCCCCAGATTCCACTACATCTCCTTTTTTAAGACCTTGCGGAGCCAAAATATACCTCTTTTCCCCATCCGCGTAGTGCAATAGAGCAATATTAGGCCCATGCGTTGGGTCATATTCTAAAGCAAATACTTTGGCAGGAATATCTTTTTTATTCCTCTTAAAATCTATAATTCTCAAAAACTTTTTCGCGCCCCTCATTTTATGACGGGTGCTGATTCTGCCTTTGCTTCGCCCCGCAGGACCGTGTAAAGGTACAATTAAAGATTTTTCAGGTCTTTTTTTATCCACCTCATAAATTACATCGCTTCTTAATCTACGACTGGATGTTGTTGGACGACTTCTTTTCAAACTCATTTCTTTTTATTCCTTTCCTTAACCTCAAAAATCTCTATTTTTTGACCTTTCTTTACTTCCACCACCGCTTTTTTAATGGGGCTCTTTCGGTAATTATGCTTCCTGTTAACCATACTTCTTTTTTGTTTCGCGGCGGTTTTAAGAGTTCTAACGCTCACCACTTCAACCCCAAAAATCTCCTCCACCACATTTCTTATACTGCCTTTGGTAGATTTTAATCCCACTTCAAACAAATATTTGCCTTCAGATGCAAGTTTCATAGATTTTTCTGTGATTATTGGTCTTTTGACTATTGTTGTATATTTCATTTTAAAAATGTG is a window from the Patescibacteria group bacterium genome containing:
- the rplB gene encoding 50S ribosomal protein L2; this encodes MSLKRSRPTTSSRRLRSDVIYEVDKKRPEKSLIVPLHGPAGRSKGRISTRHKMRGAKKFLRIIDFKRNKKDIPAKVFALEYDPTHGPNIALLHYADGEKRYILAPQGLKKGDVVESGEKVEIKVGNAMPLRNIPIGTFVHNIEIYPGRGGQLVRAAGCGAVIMSADDKFTTLKFPSREIRKILSRCFATIGALTNEDLKNVKMGKAGRKIHLGIRPTVRGVAMPYKHPHGGSYSTTGVGRKSPVSPWGQPAKGKKTRRRKQTSKYILQRRRKK
- the rplW gene encoding 50S ribosomal protein L23 encodes the protein MKYTTIVKRPIITEKSMKLASEGKYLFEVGLKSTKGSIRNVVEEIFGVEVVSVRTLKTAAKQKRSMVNRKHNYRKSPIKKAVVEVKKGQKIEIFEVKERNKKK